The following proteins come from a genomic window of Micavibrio aeruginosavorus EPB:
- the rnpA gene encoding ribonuclease P protein component has product MLVKREDMTMIGRLKRRSDFLRVGAGGQKWVSPTVIIQIADTPLESGADPLASGPNYGLTVTKKTEKTAVGRNRIKRRLRAAMASALTGEHADLKRTDIVVIGRLAAETAPFDQLVKDIRWCLRRLRAKQAEKPQ; this is encoded by the coding sequence ATGCTGGTTAAACGCGAAGACATGACTATGATCGGCCGCCTGAAAAGGCGGTCTGATTTTTTGCGCGTGGGCGCCGGTGGCCAGAAATGGGTCTCGCCCACCGTGATTATCCAGATTGCGGACACGCCTTTGGAATCTGGGGCTGACCCTTTGGCTTCTGGTCCGAATTACGGCCTGACCGTGACCAAAAAAACCGAAAAAACCGCCGTGGGCCGTAACCGGATCAAACGTCGCCTGCGCGCCGCCATGGCCAGTGCCCTGACCGGGGAACATGCCGACCTGAAACGCACCGATATTGTCGTGATTGGCCGTCTGGCCGCCGAAACGGCCCCGTTTGACCAGTTGGTGAAGGATATTCGCTGGTGTTTGCGCCGTTTGCGGGCAAAACAGGCGGAAAAACCCCAATGA
- the rpmH gene encoding 50S ribosomal protein L34, with the protein MKRTYQPSKLIRKRRHGFLSRMATKAGRLILNNRRAKGRKRLSA; encoded by the coding sequence ATGAAGCGCACCTACCAACCGAGCAAACTGATCCGCAAGCGTCGCCACGGCTTCCTGAGCCGCATGGCCACGAAAGCTGGCCGTTTGATTTTGAACAACCGACGCGCCAAGGGCCGCAAGCGCCTGAGCGCTTAA